In the genome of Dermacentor silvarum isolate Dsil-2018 chromosome 1, BIME_Dsil_1.4, whole genome shotgun sequence, one region contains:
- the LOC119436984 gene encoding selenoprotein F, which produces MAPAAKLAENVSSSRKPARRHRRGHDNDAVLEMARFYVLLQLFVAPLTVLALDLTGGLSAEECLARGFRKPDLICSSCRSLPNFDLDFLKEDCNKCCVQTEERVTAKKYARAVLEVCACKFGHMPQIEAFCRGPKPKQFPNLTIKYLRGADPIIKLYDESGEVQEELSIKKWDTDTIEEFLFEHLAP; this is translated from the exons ATGGCGCCTGCGGCCAAGCTGgctgaaaatgtcagcagcagcagaaagccaGCGCGCCGTCACCGCCGCGGCCACGACAACGACGCCGTGCTTGAAATGGCCCGCTTCTACGTGTTGCTTCAGCTGTTCGTAGCACCGCTAACC GTGCTGGCATTGGATCTAACCGGCGGTCTTTCGGCAGAGGAGTGCCTCGCGCGTGGATTTAGGAAACCCGACCTGATATGCTCGTCGTGTAGGAGTTTGCCAAATTTTGACCTCGACTTTCTTAAAGAAGACTGCAACAAATGCTGTGTGCAAACCGAGGAGCGGGTCACTGCAAAG AAGTATGCCCGTGCTGTGCTGGAAGTATGCGCATGCAAGTTTGGACATATGCCTCAGATTGAAG CATTTTGCCGTGGACCCAAGCCAAAGCAGTTTCCCAACCTGACCATCAAGTACCTTAGAGGTGCCGATCCAATCATCAAGCTCTATGATGAGAGTGGAGAAGTGCAAGAAGAGCTCAGCATTAAGAAGTGGGACACGGACACAATCGAGGAATTTCTGTTTGAGCACTTAGCTCCGTGA